The Aliiroseovarius pelagivivens genome contains a region encoding:
- a CDS encoding DUF2924 domain-containing protein yields MLREIATLDRGQCQLSWRRAFKSDPPRYLSIPFMQRVLAHDLQCRKLGGLSAANKRVLKAVLAGGDANEAVQNVGEGATLVREWNGRVYRVQAVSEGYVLDGKTYRSLSAVARHITSAHWSGPRFFGLTQNRSA; encoded by the coding sequence ATGCTCCGGGAAATCGCGACGCTGGATCGGGGCCAGTGCCAACTTAGCTGGCGCCGCGCTTTCAAATCAGATCCGCCCAGGTACCTCTCGATTCCGTTCATGCAGCGGGTGCTGGCGCATGATTTGCAGTGCCGGAAGCTTGGTGGCCTTTCTGCTGCCAACAAGCGGGTCCTGAAGGCCGTTCTGGCGGGCGGCGACGCAAATGAAGCAGTCCAGAATGTTGGCGAAGGTGCGACTCTGGTGCGGGAATGGAATGGTCGTGTGTATCGGGTGCAAGCCGTTTCCGAAGGTTATGTGCTGGATGGTAAGACCTACAGGTCTCTGAGCGCTGTGGCTCGTCACATCACCAGTGCGCATTGGAGCGGGCCAAGGTTCTTTGGGCTAACCCAAAATCGAAGCGCCTGA
- a CDS encoding GlcG/HbpS family heme-binding protein yields the protein MIRSIALATALLTPIAAFAQDLPTAPYLPLEMATTAAQATVAACSTEGYNVSVAIVARSGETKVLLRADNAGPHTVGSSTGKAFTSASMGRDTAGLAGFIGGNPENGGLRDMDSRLVIQAGGLPIRIGGALVGGIGVGGAPSGAIDETCARAGLDAIGAE from the coding sequence ATGATCCGTTCTATTGCTCTTGCGACCGCGCTGCTCACACCCATCGCCGCCTTCGCCCAAGACCTGCCCACCGCTCCTTACCTGCCGCTTGAGATGGCAACCACAGCTGCCCAAGCCACCGTCGCTGCATGTTCTACCGAAGGTTACAATGTCAGCGTTGCAATCGTTGCGCGCAGCGGTGAGACCAAAGTGCTTTTGCGCGCGGATAATGCGGGCCCACACACTGTCGGTTCCAGCACAGGCAAAGCATTCACGTCCGCCAGCATGGGCCGTGACACGGCAGGTCTTGCGGGCTTTATCGGCGGCAACCCTGAAAATGGCGGTCTGCGCGACATGGACAGCCGTCTGGTGATCCAGGCTGGCGGTTTGCCCATCCGGATCGGTGGTGCATTGGTCGGCGGCATCGGGGTCGGTGGCGCGCCATCCGGCGCGATCGACGAGACATGTGCTCGTGCAGGTCTTGACGCAATCGGCGCTGAATAA
- a CDS encoding homoserine dehydrogenase, with protein MTDTAPLRLGIAGLGTVGIGVVKIIRRQAALLQDRAGRPVVITAVSARSKDKDRGVDLSDYAWEDDPVALAKRDDIDVFVELMGGHEGPAKDACEAAIATGKDIVTANKALLAHHGQELALAAEEAGVRIRYEAAVAGGIPIIKSLLEGLAGNEITRVMGVMNGTCNYILTQMQATGRGYNALFEECAELGYLEADPNLDVGGIDAGHKLSILSSIAFGTQVNFDAVELEGIQRIQLEDIEHAAEMGFRIKLLGVAQMTGRGLEQRMSPCLVPASSPLGQLEGGTNMVVVEGDAVEQVVLRGPGAGEGPTASAVMGDVMDIARGISIPTFGQPASTLRPVTGAKAAKPAPFYLRMSLLDKPGAMAKVAAVLGDAGVSINRMRQTSHDEKLAPVLVVTHKCTRDALDAALKGFAETGVVDGDPVAIRIEEL; from the coding sequence ATGACAGATACCGCCCCCCTGCGCCTTGGAATTGCAGGTCTTGGCACCGTCGGCATCGGCGTGGTGAAGATCATTCGCCGTCAGGCAGCACTCTTGCAGGATCGCGCCGGGCGTCCGGTGGTAATCACTGCGGTTTCCGCCCGTTCGAAAGACAAGGATCGCGGCGTGGACCTGTCGGACTATGCTTGGGAAGACGATCCAGTGGCCTTGGCCAAGCGCGACGATATCGACGTGTTTGTCGAGCTGATGGGCGGCCACGAAGGCCCCGCCAAGGATGCCTGCGAAGCGGCGATTGCCACGGGTAAAGACATCGTCACCGCGAACAAAGCCCTTCTGGCCCATCACGGGCAGGAACTGGCCCTTGCCGCTGAAGAGGCGGGCGTGCGTATCCGTTATGAAGCCGCCGTCGCCGGTGGCATCCCAATCATCAAGTCGCTGCTGGAAGGTCTGGCCGGAAACGAGATCACCCGCGTCATGGGCGTGATGAACGGCACCTGTAACTATATCCTGACCCAGATGCAGGCCACAGGCCGCGGCTATAACGCGCTGTTCGAAGAATGTGCCGAGCTGGGTTACCTGGAAGCAGATCCAAACCTTGACGTGGGCGGCATCGACGCCGGTCACAAGCTGTCAATCCTGTCCTCGATCGCCTTTGGTACACAGGTCAATTTCGATGCGGTCGAGCTGGAAGGCATCCAGCGCATCCAGCTGGAAGACATTGAACACGCTGCCGAAATGGGCTTCCGCATCAAGCTGCTGGGCGTTGCCCAGATGACCGGCCGCGGACTGGAGCAGCGCATGTCGCCCTGCCTTGTGCCGGCCAGCTCTCCGTTGGGACAGCTGGAAGGCGGTACCAATATGGTCGTCGTTGAAGGCGACGCCGTAGAACAGGTAGTTCTGCGCGGTCCCGGTGCCGGCGAGGGCCCAACCGCCAGCGCCGTGATGGGCGACGTGATGGATATCGCGCGCGGCATCTCGATCCCAACCTTCGGGCAACCCGCGTCGACCCTGCGCCCAGTGACCGGCGCCAAAGCCGCCAAACCGGCGCCATTCTATCTGCGCATGTCGCTGCTGGATAAACCCGGCGCGATGGCCAAAGTGGCCGCCGTTCTGGGCGATGCGGGCGTCTCGATCAACCGGATGCGCCAGACCAGCCATGACGAGAAACTCGCCCCGGTTCTGGTCGTCACCCATAAATGCACCCGCGATGCGCTGGATGCTGCGCTGAAGGGTTTTGCCGAAACGGGTGTGGTCGACGGCGATCCCGTCGCCATCCGCATCGAAGAGCTGTAA
- a CDS encoding recombinase family protein — translation MGRVRCAIYTRKSTEEGLDQAFNSLDAQREACEAYIASQKLEGWELIDRPFDDGGISGGHLDRPALQRLMQDVDDKQVDQIVVYKIDRLTRSLADFARLVDRLDAAEASFVSVTQSFNTATSMGRLTLNLLLSFAQFEREVTAERIRDKIAASKRRGLWMGGNVPLGYDADGRTLKINEGEATLIRTLYDLYETHAALNIVTEEAARLGIRSRRRQTKSGDWRGGNILLRGHIHYILTNPIYAGRIPHKGQIFEGQHPAIIEPERWQRVQDQLSANSPKQKEPHPHKTSPSPLVGKLFDERGERLSPSHTRKRGRRYRYYISRGYATGRKDSLKGKEWRLPAERLERFVAQAIRTHLSGSIGGDLIPNVAVEIIQRLQDLKDSDPLPLLGFLRWATIGEGALALELDGQALGAELEVRQGDINSEQLSFEVPFIQRRCGAEARFVMSGSLATTDPALIANIARANAWLDRVRLGETFDEIAKTESTTKKRVQQTLKFAFLAPDVVRDILAGKQPQGLTSTWIATHAIPVEWTDQRALIATL, via the coding sequence TTGGGACGGGTCCGCTGCGCCATCTATACCCGCAAATCCACCGAGGAAGGGTTGGATCAGGCGTTTAACTCCCTCGATGCCCAGCGGGAGGCCTGCGAGGCCTACATCGCGAGCCAGAAACTCGAGGGCTGGGAGCTGATCGATCGGCCTTTTGATGACGGTGGAATCTCTGGTGGTCATCTGGATCGTCCGGCACTGCAACGCTTGATGCAAGATGTTGATGATAAGCAGGTTGATCAGATCGTGGTCTATAAGATCGACCGGCTGACTCGGTCGCTGGCAGACTTCGCCAGGCTGGTGGATCGGCTGGATGCGGCGGAGGCGTCGTTTGTGTCTGTGACCCAAAGCTTCAACACCGCGACCAGCATGGGGCGGCTGACCCTGAATTTACTCCTGAGCTTTGCCCAGTTCGAGCGAGAAGTCACGGCCGAACGGATTCGCGACAAGATCGCGGCCTCCAAACGGAGGGGGCTTTGGATGGGGGGCAACGTGCCATTGGGCTACGATGCCGATGGGCGGACGTTGAAGATCAATGAGGGTGAAGCGACCCTGATTCGCACACTCTATGATCTCTATGAGACGCATGCTGCATTGAACATCGTGACAGAAGAGGCCGCGCGGCTTGGCATCCGGTCACGCAGGCGGCAAACCAAATCCGGTGACTGGCGAGGTGGCAATATCCTGTTGCGTGGGCACATCCACTATATCCTCACCAACCCGATCTACGCCGGCCGCATTCCACATAAAGGCCAGATCTTCGAGGGCCAGCATCCTGCGATCATCGAGCCGGAACGCTGGCAGAGGGTCCAGGATCAGTTGAGCGCCAACTCTCCCAAACAGAAGGAACCCCATCCCCACAAGACCAGCCCATCCCCGCTGGTCGGCAAATTGTTCGATGAGCGGGGTGAGCGCCTTTCGCCAAGCCACACCAGGAAACGAGGACGGCGGTATCGCTACTACATCTCTCGCGGCTATGCCACCGGGCGCAAGGACAGTCTGAAGGGTAAGGAATGGCGGTTGCCTGCAGAGCGGCTTGAGAGGTTCGTTGCCCAGGCGATCCGAACTCACCTGTCGGGTTCCATTGGCGGTGATCTTATCCCCAACGTGGCTGTAGAAATCATACAACGACTGCAAGATCTGAAGGATTCCGATCCGTTGCCGCTTCTCGGTTTCTTGCGTTGGGCAACGATCGGGGAGGGCGCTCTGGCTCTTGAATTGGATGGGCAAGCACTAGGGGCGGAACTGGAGGTTCGGCAGGGCGACATTAATTCCGAGCAACTCAGCTTCGAGGTTCCCTTCATCCAAAGGCGCTGCGGTGCAGAGGCCCGTTTTGTCATGTCCGGTTCGTTGGCAACGACCGACCCGGCCCTAATCGCCAATATCGCCCGGGCCAATGCCTGGCTGGATCGGGTCAGGCTGGGCGAGACATTTGACGAGATCGCCAAAACCGAATCCACCACCAAAAAGCGCGTTCAACAAACCCTGAAGTTCGCATTTCTGGCACCTGACGTCGTGCGCGACATCCTTGCTGGGAAACAGCCCCAAGGCCTCACATCCACATGGATCGCGACCCATGCCATCCCGGTTGAATGGACAGATCAGCGGGCGCTAATCGCGACGCTCTGA
- the recJ gene encoding single-stranded-DNA-specific exonuclease RecJ, whose protein sequence is MNAFLGVESSLTGRKWLGPTAEVERQAEAIAQQTTLPEALCTLLAQRGVPAHEASGFLDPTLRELLPDPRKMKDMDKAAARILAALDQSERVAVFADYDVDGATSATLLIDWFRQFNRNVTLYIPDRIEEGYGPNTTAMEKLATDHSLIICVDCGTLSFEPIAAARAKGADVIVLDHHLGAETLPDANAVVNPNRQDEADAPGYLCAAGVVFLVLVELGRLLREAGRTGPDLISMLDLVALGTVADVAPLIDANRALVRQGLKIMARRSRPGMVALADVAGLNEAPRAYHLGYLLGPRVNAGGRIGKADLGARLLTTTDSNEAHSIAEKLNELNAERREIEARVQELALGQAEQRGLDLPLVWAAGDGWHPGVVGIVASRLKEATNRPAIVIGFDGPDGKGSGRSVTGIDLGAAIQKLAADGLIEKGGGHKMAAGLSLSRDKLEPAMARLTELMAKQGAGDLGAADLKLDGILMPSAASVDLIEKLEEAGPFGASAPAPRFAFPDVQILFAKRVGQNHLKISFGDGLGTRIDAIAFGAFDGPLGPILEQHGGARFHLAGRLEVNQWQGRLSPQLRLDDAARA, encoded by the coding sequence ATGAACGCCTTTCTTGGGGTCGAAAGCTCGCTGACGGGTCGCAAATGGCTTGGCCCCACGGCCGAAGTCGAACGTCAGGCCGAGGCCATCGCCCAGCAGACCACCCTTCCCGAAGCCCTCTGCACGCTTCTGGCCCAACGCGGCGTTCCTGCACACGAAGCCTCTGGCTTTCTTGATCCGACCCTGCGCGAGCTTCTGCCCGATCCTCGCAAGATGAAAGATATGGACAAGGCCGCAGCACGCATCCTTGCCGCGCTTGACCAATCCGAACGGGTTGCGGTTTTTGCCGACTACGATGTGGACGGTGCAACCTCGGCCACCCTGCTGATCGATTGGTTTCGACAGTTCAATCGGAATGTCACGCTCTATATTCCCGACCGGATCGAGGAAGGCTATGGCCCCAATACCACCGCGATGGAGAAACTGGCCACCGATCACAGCCTGATCATCTGCGTGGATTGCGGCACGCTCAGTTTCGAACCAATTGCCGCCGCCCGAGCCAAAGGCGCGGACGTGATCGTGCTGGACCACCACCTTGGGGCCGAAACCCTTCCTGACGCCAACGCCGTGGTGAACCCGAACCGCCAGGACGAAGCCGATGCGCCGGGCTACCTCTGTGCTGCCGGGGTCGTTTTCCTTGTGTTGGTCGAACTGGGGCGTTTGCTGCGCGAAGCTGGACGGACCGGGCCCGACCTGATTTCAATGCTGGACCTTGTGGCACTTGGGACGGTGGCCGATGTCGCCCCGTTGATTGACGCCAACCGCGCGCTTGTTCGCCAAGGATTGAAGATCATGGCCCGCCGCTCACGCCCCGGCATGGTGGCCCTGGCGGACGTGGCCGGCCTGAATGAAGCGCCGCGTGCATACCATCTGGGATATCTTCTAGGCCCACGGGTGAATGCGGGCGGGCGGATCGGAAAAGCCGATCTGGGCGCACGATTGCTGACCACAACTGACTCGAACGAAGCCCACTCGATCGCTGAAAAACTGAACGAACTCAACGCTGAACGCCGCGAAATTGAAGCACGCGTGCAAGAGCTGGCTCTGGGTCAAGCTGAACAGCGCGGCTTGGATCTACCGCTTGTCTGGGCCGCCGGAGACGGCTGGCATCCCGGTGTCGTTGGCATTGTCGCCAGCCGCTTGAAAGAAGCCACAAACCGACCGGCTATCGTCATTGGGTTCGACGGCCCCGATGGCAAAGGGTCAGGCCGATCAGTCACTGGTATCGACCTTGGGGCGGCCATCCAGAAGCTGGCTGCAGACGGGCTGATCGAGAAAGGCGGCGGGCACAAAATGGCTGCGGGCCTAAGCCTGAGCCGCGATAAGTTGGAACCCGCAATGGCGCGCCTGACCGAGCTGATGGCAAAGCAAGGTGCCGGGGATTTGGGGGCGGCCGATTTGAAACTGGATGGCATTCTTATGCCGTCCGCAGCATCCGTCGATCTGATCGAAAAACTCGAAGAGGCTGGCCCATTCGGTGCCTCAGCCCCTGCGCCACGGTTCGCCTTTCCAGATGTTCAGATCCTGTTCGCAAAACGCGTCGGCCAAAACCATCTGAAGATTAGTTTTGGAGACGGGCTTGGCACGCGGATCGACGCAATTGCCTTTGGCGCCTTTGATGGGCCACTTGGCCCGATACTGGAACAGCATGGCGGCGCAAGATTCCACTTGGCGGGACGACTCGAAGTGAATCAATGGCAGGGGCGGCTCAGCCCTCAACTGCGTCTGGATGACGCTGCAAGAGCCTGA
- a CDS encoding TetR/AcrR family transcriptional regulator yields MARKTGSHSEITGPRVREAALTLFARHGFAAVSMRQIAREVGVQAGALYLYTKDKQSLLFDLMRSHMEELLAAWADEPKGQSALEALEAFSRFHIRFHLERPDAVFIAYMELRNLTDENFAAIETLRRQYEGELEAILREGQEAGELELSDIRLSSMAIIAMLTGVNTWYREGGRLSREAVADRYWDMVRGAVGA; encoded by the coding sequence ATGGCGCGTAAAACCGGATCACACAGCGAAATCACAGGCCCCCGCGTTCGCGAGGCGGCGCTGACCTTGTTTGCCCGTCACGGCTTTGCGGCCGTGTCGATGCGCCAGATTGCGCGCGAAGTGGGTGTGCAGGCTGGTGCGCTGTACCTTTACACGAAGGACAAGCAAAGCCTGCTGTTCGACCTGATGCGCTCGCATATGGAAGAGCTGCTGGCGGCGTGGGCGGACGAACCCAAAGGGCAAAGTGCTCTAGAGGCGCTTGAAGCCTTTTCGCGCTTCCACATCCGCTTTCACCTGGAACGTCCCGACGCAGTCTTCATCGCCTATATGGAACTGCGCAACCTGACGGACGAGAATTTCGCCGCGATTGAAACCCTCCGCCGTCAATATGAGGGCGAATTGGAGGCGATCCTGCGCGAAGGTCAAGAGGCAGGCGAGCTGGAATTGTCCGACATTCGCCTAAGTTCCATGGCAATCATTGCGATGCTGACCGGGGTGAACACGTGGTATCGCGAGGGCGGCCGCCTGTCGCGTGAAGCGGTGGCGGATCGCTATTGGGATATGGTGCGCGGAGCGGTTGGCGCTTAG
- a CDS encoding ankyrin repeat domain-containing protein, whose translation MFRSLLFALTIAAAGSAHAQTAPSASDIASYTGLHHAAHEGDVDEINRLIAAGVDVDVRDRSRRTPAHVAAFASHDDVLIALANGGADMNALENRVYDVLTIAAVANDPEMVSLAIELGNAPDLITSVYNGTALIAAAHLGHHDVVARLVEGGAPLDHINNLAWTALIEAVVLGDGGPDHIKTVQILVDAGADKSIGDRDGVTPLQHAISRGYAEMVETLK comes from the coding sequence ATGTTTCGTTCCCTCCTGTTCGCCTTGACCATCGCCGCCGCCGGGTCTGCCCATGCGCAAACGGCCCCATCTGCCTCAGACATCGCATCTTACACAGGCTTACACCATGCCGCCCACGAGGGTGACGTGGATGAAATCAACCGTTTGATCGCAGCAGGTGTCGATGTGGATGTCCGAGATCGATCACGGCGCACGCCCGCACATGTCGCGGCCTTTGCATCACATGATGATGTGCTGATCGCACTGGCCAATGGTGGAGCGGATATGAACGCGCTCGAAAATCGTGTCTATGACGTATTGACCATCGCAGCCGTCGCGAATGACCCGGAAATGGTGTCCCTGGCGATAGAGCTTGGTAACGCGCCAGACCTGATCACCAGCGTTTACAACGGCACAGCCCTGATCGCTGCTGCCCATCTTGGACATCACGATGTGGTCGCGCGTCTTGTCGAAGGTGGCGCACCACTGGATCATATCAACAATCTGGCGTGGACGGCACTGATTGAAGCGGTCGTATTGGGCGACGGAGGCCCTGACCACATCAAGACTGTGCAAATCCTCGTCGATGCAGGCGCAGACAAATCCATCGGAGATCGCGATGGAGTCACGCCGCTGCAACATGCCATATCCCGCGGCTACGCCGAAATGGTCGAAACCCTCAAGTAA
- a CDS encoding ceramidase domain-containing protein, with the protein MDWFTPIDIYCERVSAAFWAEPLNAISNLAFILAALWGWIEAKRRDRLDPMTMILILLAGMIGIGSFLFHTFANAWSSLADVIPIWTFVLLFVLVALRRVAGIRPGRIGIGLAVIVALIAVLVAFGGDGFGSQTNRDVVTEDVATASPPLAGEITHDHTGKNSLLNGSEQYLPAVLALLAFTFLTRRNGHEIAPWITAATVIFMISLTFRTFDMHLCEIWPLGTHFIWHILNGTMIALLFQGLIRSPDLRFAT; encoded by the coding sequence TTGGATTGGTTCACCCCGATTGATATCTATTGCGAACGAGTCAGCGCGGCCTTCTGGGCCGAACCGCTGAATGCGATCTCGAATCTTGCCTTCATTCTTGCGGCCCTCTGGGGGTGGATCGAAGCCAAACGTCGGGATCGGCTGGACCCGATGACCATGATCTTGATCCTGCTGGCAGGAATGATCGGGATTGGCAGCTTTCTGTTTCACACTTTTGCCAACGCCTGGTCCAGCCTGGCGGATGTGATCCCAATCTGGACCTTCGTCCTGCTGTTCGTTCTGGTCGCCCTGCGTCGCGTGGCTGGCATTCGACCTGGGCGCATTGGGATCGGCTTGGCCGTGATCGTCGCCCTCATCGCGGTTTTAGTTGCCTTTGGAGGCGACGGGTTTGGCAGCCAAACCAACCGAGACGTCGTCACCGAGGACGTCGCGACAGCCTCGCCACCCCTTGCGGGCGAGATCACGCATGATCACACCGGGAAAAACAGCCTTCTCAACGGATCAGAGCAATATTTGCCAGCTGTTCTGGCTCTTCTGGCGTTCACGTTCCTGACCCGCCGGAACGGGCACGAGATCGCCCCGTGGATCACAGCCGCCACCGTCATTTTCATGATTTCGCTCACCTTCCGCACATTCGACATGCATCTGTGTGAAATCTGGCCCCTAGGCACCCACTTCATCTGGCATATCTTGAACGGCACAATGATCGCGCTTTTGTTCCAAGGGCTCATCCGAAGCCCAGACCTGCGCTTTGCGACCTGA
- a CDS encoding cysteine hydrolase family protein, whose translation MLGALILIDIQEGFDDPFWGTRNNPNAEANAARLLTHWRAHSAPVFHIQHLSTTLGSPLNPDGGLVALKSMVSPRDGEPVLTKDVNSALIGTGLEKMLRKQSIEKLTICGLTTPHCVSTTTRMAANLGFDVTLVHDACAAFTGNANHGWREGHPLTADEIHSSALDQLNGEFATVVATNQVLA comes from the coding sequence ATGCTGGGCGCCCTGATCCTGATCGACATTCAGGAAGGGTTTGACGACCCGTTTTGGGGCACGCGCAACAATCCAAATGCCGAGGCAAACGCCGCCCGGCTTTTAACCCATTGGCGGGCGCACTCTGCGCCCGTCTTTCACATTCAGCACCTCTCGACTACCCTGGGCAGCCCGTTGAATCCGGATGGCGGATTGGTTGCCTTGAAATCCATGGTCTCGCCGCGCGACGGAGAGCCGGTGCTGACCAAAGATGTGAACTCGGCCCTAATCGGCACAGGGCTTGAGAAAATGCTTCGGAAGCAAAGCATTGAAAAACTTACCATCTGCGGCCTGACGACGCCCCATTGCGTGTCGACCACTACCCGGATGGCCGCCAATCTGGGCTTTGATGTCACCTTGGTGCACGACGCCTGTGCAGCCTTCACCGGCAATGCAAACCATGGCTGGCGTGAGGGACACCCCCTGACAGCGGACGAGATCCACAGCTCGGCCCTTGATCAGCTGAATGGCGAGTTCGCCACCGTCGTCGCGACCAATCAGGTGCTTGCATGA
- the glpX gene encoding class II fructose-bisphosphatase — MADKVVFADRMLSLGLARVSEAAAVASADLVGRGDEKAADQAAVNAMRDQLNLLEIQGTVVIGEGERDEAPMLYIGEEVGTGEGPAVDIALDPLEGTTLTAKDMPNALTVIAMAPRGTLLHAPDVYMEKLAIGPGYPTDVVSLDMSPKERVEALAKAKGCETKDITVCVLERPRHEAMIEGIRSTGAAIRLITDGDVAGVIHCAEAEITGIDMYMGRGGAPEGVLAASALKCMGGQMWGQLTFRNDDERGRAAKAGITDLDRIYSRDEMVTADVIFAATGVTDGSIVSGIKREPGWLTTETLLMRSKTGSVRRMIYRNPVATT, encoded by the coding sequence ATGGCCGATAAAGTCGTTTTCGCCGACCGCATGCTTTCGCTTGGTCTGGCACGTGTTTCCGAAGCCGCTGCCGTGGCCAGCGCCGACCTGGTCGGACGCGGGGACGAAAAAGCCGCGGATCAGGCTGCCGTGAACGCTATGCGTGACCAGCTGAACCTGCTGGAAATTCAAGGTACCGTTGTGATCGGTGAAGGCGAGCGGGACGAAGCCCCGATGCTGTACATCGGTGAAGAAGTCGGAACCGGCGAAGGTCCCGCCGTGGACATCGCGTTGGACCCGCTGGAAGGCACGACGCTGACCGCCAAGGACATGCCGAACGCACTGACCGTGATCGCAATGGCTCCGCGTGGCACGCTGCTGCACGCTCCGGACGTCTATATGGAAAAGCTGGCCATTGGGCCGGGCTATCCTACGGATGTTGTGTCCTTGGACATGTCGCCGAAAGAGCGCGTCGAGGCACTGGCCAAAGCCAAAGGCTGCGAGACCAAGGACATTACCGTCTGCGTTCTGGAACGCCCGCGCCACGAAGCAATGATCGAAGGCATCCGCTCGACCGGAGCCGCCATCCGCCTGATCACCGATGGTGACGTGGCTGGTGTGATCCACTGCGCCGAAGCCGAAATCACCGGCATCGACATGTATATGGGCCGCGGTGGTGCGCCGGAAGGCGTGCTGGCAGCTTCGGCACTGAAATGCATGGGCGGTCAGATGTGGGGTCAGCTGACTTTCCGCAATGATGACGAACGTGGACGTGCCGCCAAAGCCGGTATCACCGATCTGGATCGCATCTATTCGCGCGACGAGATGGTCACCGCCGACGTGATCTTCGCCGCCACTGGCGTCACCGATGGCTCAATCGTGTCGGGCATCAAGCGCGAACCCGGCTGGTTGACCACCGAAACGCTGCTGATGCGTTCGAAAACCGGTTCGGTCCGTCGCATGATCTATCGCAACCCGGTTGCAACTACCTAA
- a CDS encoding DUF3489 domain-containing protein → MATKSKAHSTTARVADATGPLSHKNSTKRTTKKVRLLALLKRKGGVSVAVLQKEFGWQPHTVRAAISGVREAGMTVECTPGKAGSVYRVVKPADAH, encoded by the coding sequence ATGGCGACCAAATCGAAAGCACATAGTACAACGGCGCGAGTGGCCGATGCAACGGGACCGCTGTCTCACAAGAATTCGACAAAACGCACAACCAAGAAAGTCAGGCTTCTGGCGCTTCTGAAGCGGAAAGGCGGAGTAAGTGTCGCGGTGCTGCAAAAGGAATTCGGCTGGCAGCCACACACGGTGCGGGCGGCAATCTCCGGAGTGCGTGAAGCCGGGATGACGGTGGAGTGTACGCCGGGCAAGGCTGGCTCGGTCTATCGGGTCGTTAAGCCGGCGGATGCACATTGA